TGGACGGGCTCGCGGTCATCCGGGCCTTGCGGGCGCTGCCGGGCTTCGCCCACGTGCCGATCGTGATGGTGACGAGCTTCGACCAGAGGGCGCTCCGCCGCTCGGCGCTGGAAGCGGGCGCCACCGACTTCGTCAACAAGCCCTGCGACCCGGTCGAGATCCGGGCCCGCGTCACCAACCTTCTGGCGCTCCGCCGCGCCCACAAGGCGGAGGCCGCGCAATCGGCCCGGCTCGCCCAGGAGGTCGCCGCCGCGGTGGCCCTGGTCGAGGCGCGCGAGCGCGAGATCGTCACCGTGCTGATGCGCGCGGCCGAGCACCGCGACACCGATACCGGCGACCACGTCGCCCGGGTGGCGAACTACACGGTGCTGATCGCCGAGGCGATGGGCCTGCCGCCCGAGCAAATCCGGCTGATCAGCCTGGCCTCGACGATGCACGATGTCGGCAAGATCGCGATTCCCGACGCGATCCTGCTCAAGCCCGGTCCCCTGACCCCGGAGGAGCGCCGGGAGATGGAGCGGCATGCCGAGCGCGGCGCCCGCATCCTGGCCAACAGCTCGTCCGACGTGGTCCGGCTCGCCGCCGAGATCGCCGTGAGCCACCACGAGCGCTGGGACGGCAAGGGCTATCCCAACGGCCTTGCCGGCGAGGCGATCCCGCTGCCCGGCCGCATCGTCGCGGTCGCGGACGTGTTCGACGCTCTCACCAGCGACCGGCCCTACAAGCGCGCCTGGAGCCTGGAGGACACCCACGCCTTCCTGCAGCGGGAGGCGGGCGGGCATTTCGACCCAGGCGTCGTCGCGGCCTTCCTGTCGCGCTGGGACGCCGTCGCGGATCTGGTCGGCCGCGCCGCCAGCCGGGCCGCCTGAGGCGCCGGATCGTGACCAGCGAGATGACGGACGAGCCGATCGCCGTGAGCGAGCCGGGCCAGAACCGGGGTTTACGCGCCCGGGTGATCGGCCTCGCGGAGGAGCCGGCCCCTCCGCCGCACGGGTCCGGACGGGCCGGCGGCGGCCTGCGGAGCGCGGACTCGGACACGGCCGGGCCGGGCCCGCTCCCAAGAGGCCCGCTCCCAAGAGGCCCGCTCACAAGCGCGGGACGCCTGGGCCTGCGGCGGCGCAAGACGCCCGTCGGTGCCCCGTCTCGCCCGCGAGGTCCTTTTCCCTGGCCGCGTCCCGCCAGACCCGACCCCGTGAAGCCTGCTTCCGCCGAGCCCGCTTCCGCCAACCCCGCTCCGGCCGAGGCCGGTCCCGTGGCGCCTGCGCCCTCGGCGCCGTCCCGTAGCCTCGCCGCGCGCCTGAGCCGGGTGGTGCTCGGCGCGGTGATCGTCGCGCTGGCCGCCGGCACCCTGATCGGCGCCTGGCAGGAGACGAACCGCTACGCCGCCGACACGCGCCGGTCGCTGAAGAGCCTCGCCAGCGTCTTCGCCGCCGCCGCCGCCGGGGCGGCGGCGGCCGACGATGTGCCGGGCGCCCACGCGGCCCTGCGGGCGATCGCCCAGGTGAGGGGCATCGTCTATGCCGGGCTGACCCGGATGGACGGCTCGGCCCTCGCCGAGCAGGGCATGGGCCTGCGGCTCGCCGACGACCTCGACCTCGACAAGGAGGACATCAGCCCGCTCGCCCTCGTCCTCACCGGCACGGTGAAGGTGAGCGTGCCGGTGGTGGAGAATACCCGCACCGTCGGGCGGGTCACGCTGATCGCCGACAACGCCACCCTCGTCGAGCGGCTCCGGGCCGTGGTGATCAACGCCCTCCTGACGGCGGCGCTCGCCATGGCGGTCGGCTCCGCCGTGGCCTGGCGCCTCGGCCGCGCCCTGACCCGGCCGCTCACCGCGCTCGCCCGCACCATGGACGCGGTGCGCGAACACCACGATTACGACCGTCACGCCGTCCTGCCGGCGGGGGCCTCCTCCGGCGACGAGGTCGGCCGGCTGGCGACGAGCTTCAACGGCCTGATCGACGCGGTGCGCGAGCGCGACCGCCGCCTGATCGAGCACCAGGGCCGGCTGGAGCAGGAGGTGAGCGACCGCACCCACGACCTCAGCGAGGCCAAGGAGGCGGCCGAGGCCGCCAACAGCGCCAAGTCGTCGTTCCTGGCCACGATGAGCCACGAGATCCGCACGCCGATGAACGGCATGCTGGTGATGGCCGAACTGCTCGCCGCCGCCGAGCTGCCGGCGCGCCAGCGCCGCTACGCCGAGGTGATCGCCCGCTCGGGGCAGAGCCTCCTGGCGATCATCAACGACATCCTGGACTTCGCCAAGGTCGAGGCCGGCAAGCTCACCCTGGAGCGCATCGCCCTCGACCCTGCCGAGGTCGCCGACACCGTGGTGACGCTGTTCGGCGAGCGGGCCCGGGCCAAGGGGCTCGACCTCGCGGCGATCGTCGGGCCGGACGTGCCGCGGGCGATCCAC
This sequence is a window from Methylobacterium sp. SyP6R. Protein-coding genes within it:
- a CDS encoding HD-GYP domain-containing protein, which translates into the protein MRAIVLDDAELNNLLMLEALRPIAGCRPQSFTRPADALAYAEAHADEIGIVLTDYEMPGMDGLAVIRALRALPGFAHVPIVMVTSFDQRALRRSALEAGATDFVNKPCDPVEIRARVTNLLALRRAHKAEAAQSARLAQEVAAAVALVEAREREIVTVLMRAAEHRDTDTGDHVARVANYTVLIAEAMGLPPEQIRLISLASTMHDVGKIAIPDAILLKPGPLTPEERREMERHAERGARILANSSSDVVRLAAEIAVSHHERWDGKGYPNGLAGEAIPLPGRIVAVADVFDALTSDRPYKRAWSLEDTHAFLQREAGGHFDPGVVAAFLSRWDAVADLVGRAASRAA